One cyanobiont of Ornithocercus magnificus DNA segment encodes these proteins:
- a CDS encoding nucleotide exchange factor GrpE, translating into MAEVRASVLVKVTNYLSTCLDVNPHSVNMSGEAPQPPDHDSFADTVPEAGVQEITPASKAGEQETTMFPSVTDDDSHLRKLEDEHKNLLQEHETLRSQYVRIAADFDNFRKRQRRDQDDLKLQLVCGALGEILPVVDNFERARQQLSPESEEAQSLHRSYQGLYKQLVDVLKQMGVAPMRVVGQEFDPTLHEAVMREPSEEHPEDVVIEELQRGYQLKDRVLRHAMVKVSMGPGPTHSAADPEAVSTPPDMGTINSVDQSSQEI; encoded by the coding sequence ATGGCAGAGGTGCGGGCTTCCGTGCTTGTAAAAGTTACGAACTACCTATCAACATGTTTAGACGTGAATCCGCATTCGGTCAATATGAGCGGCGAAGCACCCCAACCACCAGATCACGACTCCTTTGCAGACACCGTGCCGGAGGCCGGTGTCCAAGAGATCACTCCAGCATCTAAAGCTGGTGAACAGGAGACCACGATGTTCCCATCGGTAACAGATGATGACAGCCACCTGCGAAAACTAGAGGATGAGCACAAAAATCTATTGCAAGAACATGAGACGCTGCGAAGCCAGTACGTACGTATCGCCGCTGACTTTGATAATTTTCGCAAGCGCCAGAGACGTGATCAGGATGATCTGAAGCTGCAGCTCGTGTGCGGTGCGCTAGGGGAAATCCTGCCAGTGGTTGACAACTTTGAGCGGGCCCGCCAGCAACTGAGCCCTGAAAGCGAGGAAGCACAGTCTCTCCACCGTAGCTACCAAGGGCTGTACAAGCAGCTCGTAGACGTGCTGAAGCAGATGGGTGTTGCACCAATGAGGGTTGTTGGACAGGAGTTCGATCCCACCTTGCATGAGGCGGTAATGCGCGAGCCCAGTGAAGAGCATCCTGAGGATGTGGTAATAGAAGAACTACAGCGTGGCTATCAGCTCAAGGACCGTGTACTGCGCCATGCAATGGTGAAAGTCTCTATGGGTCCAGGTCCTACTCATTCTGCAGCTGATCCAGAGGCTGTATCCACACCGCCCGATATGGGTACCATAAATTCTGTTGATCAATCCTCTCAGGAGATCTGA
- a CDS encoding serine/threonine protein phosphatase → MRLVKSEGALLVPFKADGRLWREQLQAVPVKSCSKLLHQLETLEAGQKPGFGIEERRVLAMDHLVRFHLNSPTLFATSIVARGHQRGRLYVFDRRDRVTWSEVHRRYIQLVADLSGVAIESDLMLQEARLHERVDRQISIGAEIQAQLLPDRCPVIEGIELAACCRPAFQVGGDYYDFIPTRPELLGPRREHGRWALVIGDVMGKGVPAGLLMTMLRGMLRAEVLSGLPPDRILHDLNQLAQEDLSQSHRFVTLFYSDFDPRTRRLRFANAAHNPPLIWRAQQCRISRLDTTGLLIGLQPEADYGCDDVVLEPGDVLLYYTDGVTEAPGLSGDRFDEKRLIQALEMACHSHLSSQGILDCLFCCLDRFVGPSGNLQDDASMVVLKVQA, encoded by the coding sequence ATGCGGCTCGTGAAGTCTGAGGGAGCTCTACTAGTTCCCTTCAAAGCTGATGGGCGCCTATGGCGCGAGCAGCTACAGGCAGTACCAGTTAAGAGTTGCAGCAAGCTACTGCATCAACTTGAGACTCTTGAGGCAGGACAAAAGCCAGGTTTTGGAATTGAGGAGCGTCGAGTTTTAGCGATGGATCATCTTGTCCGATTTCATCTCAATTCGCCAACTTTGTTTGCCACCTCCATCGTTGCCCGAGGTCACCAGCGCGGTCGTCTTTATGTCTTTGATAGGCGGGACAGAGTCACTTGGAGTGAGGTTCATCGGCGCTATATCCAGCTAGTTGCTGACCTCAGTGGTGTAGCGATTGAGAGTGACCTAATGCTTCAAGAAGCCCGCCTTCATGAGCGAGTCGATCGCCAGATCAGTATCGGTGCCGAGATCCAAGCACAACTGCTTCCAGACCGCTGCCCAGTAATTGAGGGTATTGAATTAGCAGCATGTTGCAGGCCGGCCTTTCAGGTTGGTGGTGATTACTATGACTTCATCCCTACCAGACCTGAATTATTAGGTCCGCGGCGCGAACATGGCCGCTGGGCTCTAGTAATAGGTGATGTGATGGGTAAAGGTGTCCCTGCCGGTCTACTAATGACAATGTTGCGCGGCATGTTACGAGCTGAAGTACTCAGCGGCCTTCCTCCTGATAGAATTTTACATGACCTTAATCAGTTAGCGCAAGAAGATCTATCTCAATCCCACCGTTTCGTCACCCTCTTTTATTCAGACTTCGATCCGCGTACGCGACGCCTTCGATTCGCCAATGCTGCACATAATCCTCCTTTAATTTGGAGGGCACAACAGTGCCGTATCAGCCGACTTGATACCACTGGTCTGCTTATCGGCCTCCAGCCAGAAGCTGATTATGGTTGTGATGATGTGGTCCTTGAACCTGGAGATGTCCTCCTCTATTACACTGATGGGGTTACTGAGGCTCCGGGACTGTCAGGTGATCGCTTCGATGAAAAGCGATTAATTCAGGCACTCGAGATGGCCTGCCATAGCCATCTCAGCTCACAAGGTATCCTAGATTGCTTATTTTGCTGTCTTGACCGCTTTGTTGGACCTAGCGGCAACTTACAGGACGACGCCTCTATGGTGGTACTCAAAGTGCAAGCCTAG
- a CDS encoding UDP-N-acetylmuramate--L-alanine ligase — protein sequence MSALALILAHRGYRVTGSDLRESQALRHLQSLGVRIFHHQGAATIELICQDVNEPPLLVVSTAIPDTNPELQAARERNLPIWHRSDILASLIASQPSIVVAGSHGKTTTSTLITTLLAAAGEDPVAVVGGVIPYYKSNGHAGEGRLLVAEADESDGTLVKFRAELAVVMNLELDHTDHYSHLGILIRTMQQFTGGCRTLLANYDDLILRHHLQASAWWSTCTSFGVDYACLPAKLDGNCTVAEVFEQGLSCGHIIVPLPGLHNLSNVTAAIAACRLVGLPMERILSGLSQLQSPKRRFDFRGIWQGRLIVDDYAHHPSEVRATLSMARMMVRSGRSPLPISPGRLLVVFQPHRYSRTSRFLTDFADAFTEADILLLAPVYSAGEIPVEGASSERLGAVVKERYPKLPVVVAEDLSQLVTLVQEYSVHGDLVLAMGAGDVNSLWARLMSLEETEKCPPLLVA from the coding sequence ATGTCGGCTCTAGCACTAATATTAGCGCATCGAGGATATCGCGTCACTGGCTCAGACCTCCGTGAGAGTCAAGCACTGAGGCATCTCCAGTCGTTGGGTGTTCGCATTTTCCACCACCAAGGCGCTGCTACAATCGAATTAATTTGCCAGGATGTTAATGAGCCTCCTCTACTTGTAGTTAGCACGGCCATTCCGGACACGAATCCTGAACTGCAAGCAGCCCGCGAGCGGAATCTACCTATCTGGCATCGATCCGATATCTTGGCATCTTTAATTGCTAGTCAACCGTCGATTGTTGTTGCTGGCAGTCACGGCAAGACCACAACTAGCACGCTTATTACAACACTTCTAGCAGCGGCAGGAGAAGATCCCGTTGCTGTTGTTGGTGGCGTTATTCCTTACTACAAAAGCAATGGACATGCTGGAGAGGGACGTCTATTGGTGGCAGAGGCGGATGAATCAGATGGAACCCTAGTCAAGTTCCGAGCAGAATTAGCAGTTGTCATGAATCTAGAGCTAGATCACACCGACCATTACTCCCATCTAGGTATTCTGATTAGGACAATGCAACAATTTACAGGTGGCTGCCGCACACTTTTAGCCAATTATGATGACCTAATCCTGCGGCATCACCTTCAAGCCTCAGCCTGGTGGTCTACCTGTACTAGTTTTGGTGTGGACTATGCTTGCCTACCGGCAAAGCTTGATGGTAACTGTACGGTTGCTGAAGTTTTCGAGCAGGGTTTGTCTTGTGGCCACATTATTGTGCCATTACCAGGCCTGCATAACCTTAGTAACGTGACAGCTGCAATCGCTGCGTGTCGTTTAGTAGGGTTGCCTATGGAACGTATCTTAAGCGGCCTTAGTCAACTTCAATCACCTAAGCGGCGCTTCGACTTCCGCGGCATATGGCAAGGGCGCCTTATAGTTGATGACTACGCTCACCATCCAAGTGAAGTTAGAGCTACTCTCTCAATGGCTCGAATGATGGTGCGGAGCGGTCGTAGTCCCCTACCCATATCACCCGGAAGGCTCCTGGTTGTATTTCAACCTCATCGCTATAGTCGTACTAGCAGATTCTTAACCGATTTTGCCGACGCCTTTACTGAGGCCGATATTTTACTCCTCGCACCAGTCTATAGTGCTGGAGAAATCCCCGTTGAGGGTGCTAGCAGTGAAAGGCTAGGTGCAGTTGTAAAGGAGCGGTATCCCAAATTGCCAGTTGTTGTAGCTGAAGATCTCAGCCAGCTTGTGACTCTTGTCCAAGAATATAGCGTCCACGGTGATTTGGTCCTGGCGATGGGTGCTGGTGATGTCAATAGCTTGTGGGCCAGGCTGATGTCACTAGAGGAGACAGAAAAGTGCCCGCCTCTTTTAGTAGCCTAA
- a CDS encoding UDP-N-acetylmuramate dehydrogenase codes for MGQADVTRGDRKVPASFSSLKNTSVQAQRNIPLAPFTTWRVGGLAQWLVEPNSEEELRHQVDWARRQGLPCHVIGAGSNLLISDTGLPGLTICLRRLQGCCLDVGNGTIMAWAGELLPTLARRAARCGLQGLEWSVGIPGTVGGAAVMNAGAQGSCTAERLIAVRVLPLEGGDPFEIPATGLDYAYRYSRLQQECLIVTAMRLQLEPGYDPLHLGQVISASLRHRIATQPYQRLSCGSVFRNPEPLKAGRLIEDVGLKGCRIGGAEVSTLHANFITNSHGASAADIDSLIRLVRSCVRQRHAVTLHTEVKRLGFERS; via the coding sequence GTGGGCCAGGCTGATGTCACTAGAGGAGACAGAAAAGTGCCCGCCTCTTTTAGTAGCCTAAAAAATACCTCAGTGCAGGCACAAAGAAATATCCCGTTGGCCCCTTTCACTACTTGGCGGGTAGGCGGATTAGCTCAGTGGCTTGTCGAGCCAAATAGTGAGGAAGAATTACGCCATCAGGTTGATTGGGCACGACGTCAGGGTCTACCTTGCCATGTCATTGGCGCCGGCTCCAATTTGCTGATTTCAGACACAGGGCTGCCGGGGCTTACGATCTGTCTACGCCGACTTCAAGGATGCTGCCTAGACGTAGGCAACGGTACGATAATGGCTTGGGCTGGGGAGTTGTTACCAACTCTAGCTCGAAGAGCCGCCCGCTGTGGCTTGCAGGGTCTTGAGTGGTCTGTTGGTATTCCAGGAACAGTCGGGGGGGCCGCGGTAATGAATGCTGGTGCGCAGGGAAGTTGCACAGCTGAGCGTTTAATTGCTGTCCGTGTGCTTCCGCTAGAAGGTGGTGATCCTTTCGAGATTCCTGCTACAGGACTCGATTATGCGTATCGGTATAGTCGACTGCAACAGGAGTGTCTCATTGTCACTGCCATGCGACTGCAGCTAGAGCCAGGCTACGATCCTCTACATTTAGGGCAAGTAATTAGTGCTAGTTTACGCCACCGTATAGCTACACAACCTTACCAAAGACTCAGCTGTGGCAGTGTATTCCGTAATCCAGAACCTCTCAAAGCCGGTCGCTTAATAGAGGATGTTGGACTTAAGGGCTGTCGCATTGGCGGAGCAGAGGTGTCTACACTGCATGCCAACTTCATCACCAATAGTCATGGAGCTTCAGCAGCTGATATAGACAGTTTGATCAGGCTCGTGCGAAGTTGCGTACGGCAGCGTCATGCTGTTACTCTCCACACTGAGGTAAAACGACTTGGCTTCGAGAGGTCCTAA
- a CDS encoding argininosuccinate lyase, whose amino-acid sequence MAQGVTDNSNTTWSNRFDQGLHPVIERFNASISFDITLLQEDLDCSSAHARMLSACGVISTDEGEQLQQGLEQIRKEATDGTFRPGLEDEDVHFAVERRLIVLLGPVGKKLHTGRSRNDQVGTDLRLWLRRRLDKLDETLTRLQIALWQQADRHRRTLIPGYTHLQRAQPLCLAHHLLAYIEMIHRDRERFIDLRRRLNISPLGAAALAGTAVPINRRMTAVELGFDGIYANSLDAVSDRDFAVEYSSAASLVMVHLSRLSEEVILWASEEFAFVHLLDCCATGSSLMPQKKNPDVPELVRGKCGRVFGHLQGLLTMIKGLPLAYNKDFQEDKEALFDVVHTSHNCVEAMAILFEQGLEFREDRLEKAVESDFSNATDVVDYLVHKGVAFRDAYQLVGSVVKRCLERAVLLRQLDLQDWQQLHPAFDNDLFDALAPRQVVAARCSEGGTGFDRVDEQLDRWRQLLNHIRSF is encoded by the coding sequence ATGGCACAAGGAGTCACCGACAATAGTAATACGACATGGAGCAATCGCTTCGATCAAGGCTTGCACCCTGTTATTGAGCGCTTCAATGCCTCGATCAGTTTTGATATCACCTTGCTACAAGAGGATTTAGACTGCTCATCTGCTCATGCTCGTATGTTGTCAGCATGTGGCGTTATCAGCACTGACGAGGGTGAGCAGCTACAGCAAGGATTAGAGCAAATTCGGAAGGAAGCTACAGATGGCACTTTTAGGCCTGGCCTCGAGGATGAAGATGTGCATTTTGCAGTTGAGCGGAGGCTAATAGTGCTCCTTGGTCCGGTGGGTAAAAAGCTGCATACCGGGCGTAGTCGCAATGATCAGGTGGGCACAGATCTCAGACTCTGGCTAAGGCGCCGCCTTGATAAGTTAGATGAAACCCTAACTCGTCTCCAGATAGCGCTCTGGCAGCAAGCTGATCGCCACAGGCGCACGCTTATTCCAGGATATACCCACCTACAGCGAGCCCAACCTCTATGCCTAGCGCACCACTTACTAGCTTATATCGAGATGATCCATCGGGATCGCGAAAGATTTATAGACTTGAGGCGCCGTCTCAACATCTCGCCGTTAGGCGCCGCAGCATTAGCTGGCACAGCTGTACCAATTAATCGGCGAATGACCGCAGTTGAGCTTGGCTTTGATGGCATTTATGCAAATAGTCTTGATGCGGTTAGCGACCGGGACTTCGCAGTTGAGTACAGTAGTGCCGCGTCACTGGTGATGGTACACCTTAGTCGTCTTTCTGAGGAAGTTATTCTCTGGGCTTCAGAAGAGTTTGCCTTTGTGCATCTCTTGGACTGCTGTGCTACTGGTAGCAGTCTAATGCCGCAGAAGAAAAATCCTGATGTTCCAGAACTTGTGCGTGGTAAATGCGGACGAGTCTTCGGTCATCTTCAGGGCTTGCTAACAATGATTAAGGGTTTACCGCTGGCTTACAACAAGGATTTTCAAGAGGATAAAGAAGCACTCTTCGATGTTGTGCACACTAGCCATAACTGTGTTGAGGCTATGGCGATCTTGTTTGAGCAGGGCCTGGAATTCCGAGAAGATCGCCTTGAAAAGGCTGTGGAGTCAGATTTCTCTAACGCCACCGATGTTGTAGACTACTTAGTACACAAGGGAGTAGCATTCCGTGATGCATACCAACTAGTCGGCTCTGTTGTGAAGCGCTGTCTTGAACGCGCGGTTCTCCTCAGACAGTTAGATTTGCAGGATTGGCAACAGCTGCACCCTGCATTCGACAACGACTTATTCGATGCTCTGGCCCCCCGCCAAGTAGTAGCAGCGCGCTGTAGTGAAGGAGGTACTGGGTTCGACCGTGTCGATGAGCAGCTTGACCGCTGGCGCCAGCTTCTAAACCACATCAGATCCTTCTAA
- a CDS encoding RNA-binding protein — MSIFVGNLPFRAEQDDVVELFAAYGEVVSCAIPLERDTGRKRGFAFVEMADEASEATAIEALQGAELMGRSLRINKAEPRGSTPRRSNDYSGNFEQRRSGARGWEDRSYGTNADDGADDGRRR; from the coding sequence GTGAGCATTTTTGTCGGCAATCTGCCCTTCCGCGCCGAGCAGGATGACGTCGTCGAACTCTTCGCTGCCTATGGTGAGGTAGTAAGCTGTGCTATCCCGCTTGAGCGTGATACAGGTCGCAAGCGTGGTTTCGCTTTCGTAGAAATGGCAGATGAAGCTAGTGAAGCTACTGCAATAGAAGCTCTCCAAGGGGCTGAATTGATGGGGCGCTCATTGCGTATTAACAAAGCTGAGCCCCGCGGCAGTACTCCTCGTCGTAGTAATGATTACAGCGGTAACTTCGAACAACGAAGATCCGGGGCTCGTGGTTGGGAAGATCGCAGTTACGGAACTAATGCTGATGATGGCGCTGACGATGGCCGTAGGCGGTAA
- a CDS encoding tRNA dihydrouridine(20/20a) synthase DusA, producing MVNRPQLQDTETRRFSVAPMLDCTDRHFRVLMRQVTRRALLYSEMVVAQALHHSRQRQLLLDFSPEEHPIALQVGGDNPQLLAESARLAEAWGYDEVNLNVGCPSTRVQAGNFGACLMAEPDTVARCVESMANATSLAVTVKHRIGIDNLDSDAFLATFVDRVAVAGASRFTVHARKAWLKGLDPKQNRTIPLLEHERVLALKRSRPNLIIEINGGLETPEDCLLVLQHCDSAMVGRAAYAHPLRWQSIDMKLFGDEPRQVKASDVVRGLLPHAECHLRCGGHLWDIGRHLLQLVKGVPGARRWRNEFRLQAQSPNAKLRVLERTARQLEGAGL from the coding sequence ATGGTTAATCGTCCACAGCTACAAGATACTGAGACTCGCCGCTTTAGTGTGGCGCCTATGCTGGATTGTACGGACCGTCACTTCCGGGTCTTAATGCGGCAGGTCACTAGACGGGCCCTACTCTATAGCGAAATGGTAGTAGCCCAAGCACTACACCACAGTCGGCAGCGACAGTTACTTCTCGACTTTAGCCCGGAGGAGCACCCAATTGCTCTTCAGGTAGGCGGTGATAACCCACAGCTTTTGGCAGAGTCAGCACGATTAGCAGAAGCGTGGGGTTACGATGAAGTCAACCTCAACGTGGGTTGCCCTAGCACACGAGTACAGGCCGGCAATTTCGGAGCCTGCTTGATGGCTGAGCCAGACACAGTAGCCCGTTGTGTAGAATCTATGGCTAACGCTACCAGTCTAGCAGTAACAGTAAAGCACCGTATCGGCATCGACAATCTCGACAGCGATGCTTTTCTAGCAACCTTCGTTGACCGGGTAGCTGTAGCTGGTGCAAGTCGCTTCACCGTCCATGCTCGCAAGGCTTGGCTAAAAGGACTGGACCCAAAGCAGAACCGTACAATTCCATTATTAGAACACGAGCGGGTACTGGCCTTGAAGCGATCTCGACCCAATCTAATTATCGAGATCAATGGCGGACTTGAGACACCAGAAGACTGCTTACTAGTTTTGCAGCACTGTGATAGCGCTATGGTAGGCAGAGCAGCGTATGCTCATCCACTGCGTTGGCAAAGCATAGATATGAAATTGTTCGGTGATGAACCAAGGCAAGTAAAAGCTTCTGACGTAGTGAGGGGTCTACTACCACATGCCGAATGTCATCTGAGATGCGGCGGCCACCTTTGGGACATCGGTCGCCATCTACTCCAGCTAGTGAAGGGAGTCCCAGGCGCTCGTAGATGGCGTAATGAGTTCAGACTCCAAGCTCAAAGTCCTAATGCGAAGCTTCGGGTTTTGGAACGTACAGCACGACAGCTAGAGGGAGCAGGTCTTTAG
- a CDS encoding nucleoid-associated protein, YbaB/EbfC family: MAGFGFPNFGQLTEAFRKAQQIQQDAEGLQEELDAMEIEGSSEDGRASVWLSGNQQPLRVRLDPALLNEGQQACEAATLAALQAAYAHSTATMRKKMEILTGGLTFNLPGVNK; this comes from the coding sequence ATGGCGGGCTTCGGATTTCCCAACTTCGGTCAGCTCACGGAAGCCTTTCGGAAAGCGCAGCAGATACAGCAAGATGCAGAGGGGTTGCAGGAAGAGCTTGATGCTATGGAGATCGAAGGCAGCAGCGAGGACGGACGCGCTAGTGTTTGGCTATCAGGTAACCAACAGCCGCTGCGGGTTCGGCTTGATCCAGCGCTCCTTAATGAGGGGCAGCAGGCTTGTGAGGCAGCTACTCTTGCTGCTTTACAGGCAGCCTATGCTCACTCCACTGCTACAATGAGAAAGAAGATGGAAATTCTCACAGGTGGGCTAACTTTTAACCTGCCAGGCGTAAATAAATAG
- a CDS encoding molecular chaperone DnaJ, whose product MADYYDLLGVSRDVDGEALKRAYRRLARQYHPDINKDPGAEDRFKEIGRAYEILSDPQMRARYDQFGEAGLGGSGMPDMGDMGGFADLFETFFSGFGSTGTGTRRRRGPQQGDDLRFDLTISFEEAVFGQEREIRIPHLESCDVCGGSGAKAGSGPATCSTCGGAGQVRRATRTPFGSFTQVAECPNCGGSGQMIADPCNSCSGQGLRQIRKKLRINIPAGVDTGTRLRVVSEGNAGQRGGPAGDLYIFLTVKSHPRLQRDGLTITSEVNISYLQAILGDKIEVETVDGNANLDIPAGTQPGAVLTLENHGIPKLGNPVARGNQRVHVNVQLPTRLSEAEYKLLEQLAGYHSARGRPHHHHNSGLFARLFGQRG is encoded by the coding sequence ATGGCAGATTATTATGATCTGCTAGGGGTTAGCCGCGATGTAGATGGCGAAGCTCTCAAACGTGCCTATCGCCGTCTAGCACGCCAGTACCACCCTGATATCAATAAGGATCCTGGGGCAGAAGACCGTTTTAAGGAAATTGGCCGTGCTTATGAGATCCTCAGCGACCCTCAGATGCGGGCACGCTATGACCAATTTGGTGAAGCTGGCCTTGGCGGTAGTGGTATGCCCGACATGGGCGACATGGGCGGATTTGCAGACCTATTTGAGACCTTTTTCAGCGGATTTGGCAGCACTGGTACCGGTACGCGTCGCCGTAGGGGACCACAGCAGGGTGATGACTTACGCTTCGACCTTACAATTTCCTTTGAAGAAGCTGTCTTTGGTCAGGAGCGCGAGATACGTATTCCTCATCTTGAGAGCTGTGATGTATGTGGTGGCAGTGGCGCTAAGGCAGGCAGTGGTCCTGCTACCTGCTCTACCTGTGGCGGTGCTGGCCAGGTACGTCGTGCAACCCGGACCCCTTTTGGCAGCTTCACCCAGGTTGCTGAGTGTCCAAATTGTGGCGGTAGCGGCCAGATGATTGCAGATCCCTGTAACAGTTGTAGTGGCCAGGGTTTACGGCAAATCCGTAAGAAGTTACGCATTAATATCCCTGCTGGGGTAGACACAGGGACACGACTCCGAGTTGTGAGTGAGGGCAATGCTGGCCAGCGCGGTGGCCCTGCTGGTGACCTTTACATTTTCCTTACGGTTAAGTCTCATCCACGGTTACAACGCGATGGACTCACTATCACGAGCGAAGTTAATATTAGTTACTTACAAGCTATCCTTGGTGATAAGATTGAGGTAGAAACAGTCGATGGCAATGCCAATCTAGATATCCCAGCCGGCACACAACCTGGCGCTGTTCTTACTCTTGAAAATCATGGGATACCCAAGCTAGGCAATCCAGTTGCTCGAGGCAACCAGCGTGTTCATGTAAACGTGCAACTTCCAACTCGCCTTTCCGAAGCTGAGTACAAGCTCCTTGAGCAGCTTGCCGGCTATCATTCTGCCCGCGGTCGTCCACATCATCACCATAACAGTGGACTATTTGCACGACTGTTTGGTCAACGGGGTTGA
- a CDS encoding sulfurtransferase TusA family protein gives MDYLHDCLVNGVESVSEARLDLRGTPCPVNFIRCRLALEHLPPAGRLQVDLDCGEPEAMVIPSLRETGYQVEIVLKHEAWLRLQVTHGKT, from the coding sequence GTGGACTATTTGCACGACTGTTTGGTCAACGGGGTTGAATCTGTGTCAGAAGCAAGACTTGATCTACGCGGCACGCCTTGCCCAGTAAACTTCATCCGCTGCCGACTTGCCCTCGAGCATCTACCACCTGCAGGTCGGTTACAAGTTGACCTTGACTGTGGAGAACCAGAAGCAATGGTAATTCCTAGCTTACGAGAAACAGGGTATCAAGTGGAGATAGTACTGAAGCACGAAGCATGGCTGCGGCTGCAGGTGACGCATGGCAAGACCTAA
- a CDS encoding peptide-methionine (R)-S-oxide reductase, with amino-acid sequence MISKSVLMSRRSFLFATLAGVLGTTWKPGVAFATARATDSEWFLTDEQWRERLSPEAYNVLRQEGTEKPFSSLLNAEKRAGTYYCAGCCLALFSSSTKFDSGTGWPSFWQPLAGATATKIDLRLIFPRTEYHCYRCGGHQGHVFNDGPLPTGKRYCNNGVALTFYPEL; translated from the coding sequence ATGATCTCCAAATCTGTATTGATGAGTCGTCGCTCATTTCTATTCGCCACCTTAGCTGGTGTACTTGGTACCACTTGGAAGCCTGGAGTGGCCTTTGCTACTGCAAGGGCAACAGATTCAGAATGGTTTCTTACAGATGAGCAGTGGCGAGAACGCCTCTCTCCTGAAGCCTATAATGTTTTAAGACAAGAGGGGACCGAGAAGCCATTCAGCAGTTTACTGAATGCTGAAAAGAGGGCTGGTACCTACTACTGTGCAGGCTGTTGTCTAGCGCTGTTCTCATCTTCTACCAAGTTCGATAGCGGCACTGGTTGGCCTAGCTTTTGGCAACCTTTGGCAGGTGCAACTGCTACCAAGATTGACCTCAGGTTGATTTTTCCCCGTACTGAGTACCACTGCTACCGCTGTGGTGGTCACCAAGGTCACGTCTTTAATGATGGTCCCCTGCCAACTGGTAAGCGCTACTGCAATAATGGTGTTGCTCTTACTTTTTATCCTGAGCTCTAA